The following coding sequences are from one Rhodobiaceae bacterium window:
- a CDS encoding membrane transport protein MerF has product MSDALLLRIGIIGTVIVALCCFTPLLVVLVGIVGLSAVTGYLDIVLFPALAFFIALSAYAVWRRQCAVAPTLEDGDR; this is encoded by the coding sequence ATGTCAGACGCCTTATTGCTTCGCATTGGTATCATCGGAACGGTGATTGTCGCCTTGTGCTGTTTTACCCCGCTTCTGGTTGTGCTCGTAGGTATCGTCGGACTGTCAGCTGTAACGGGATATCTCGATATCGTCCTATTCCCAGCCCTCGCCTTTTTTATTGCTCTTAGCGCGTATGCCGTTTGGCGCAGGCAGTGCGCAGTTGCGCCAACACTCGAAGATGGAGACCGCTAA
- the merP gene encoding mercuric transport protein periplasmic component gives MNRKSFIIASIALLAVAGVGTIGLTSMPFAQAGIITAQSVAVAEQTVTFAIEKMTCAACPITVRAAMQGVDGVTSVSVDFDAKTATVVFDAAETSAAQIGAASANAGYPATPIL, from the coding sequence ATGAACCGTAAATCTTTCATTATCGCATCCATTGCGCTCCTTGCAGTGGCCGGTGTTGGCACCATCGGACTGACCTCAATGCCTTTTGCGCAAGCCGGAATAATCACAGCGCAAAGCGTCGCCGTTGCCGAACAAACAGTCACATTTGCAATTGAGAAAATGACCTGCGCGGCGTGTCCCATCACTGTACGCGCAGCGATGCAAGGTGTTGACGGCGTTACAAGCGTCAGCGTGGACTTTGACGCAAAAACGGCGACCGTCGTTTTTGATGCAGCTGAAACGAGTGCGGCGCAAATTGGGGCGGCATCAGCGAATGCCGGATATCCCGCAACCCCAATTTTATAG
- a CDS encoding MerT mercuric transport protein, with protein sequence MSETVDQNTPIDGSDDRTPQQERLLATGGILAALLASSCCVAPLVLVTLGVGGAWVGNLTALEPYKAYFLGVTAILLAAGFWHVYFKPKEVCEDGSYCARPSASLITKSVLWGATALAALSATVDFWAPLFY encoded by the coding sequence ATGAGTGAAACAGTTGACCAGAACACCCCTATTGATGGGTCTGATGACAGAACGCCACAACAAGAACGTTTACTGGCGACAGGCGGCATTCTTGCAGCGTTGCTGGCGTCCTCATGTTGTGTCGCACCTCTGGTGCTTGTGACGCTTGGCGTGGGCGGGGCATGGGTTGGCAACCTCACGGCTCTGGAACCTTACAAAGCGTACTTTTTGGGGGTGACCGCAATATTGCTCGCGGCGGGGTTCTGGCATGTCTACTTCAAGCCGAAAGAAGTCTGCGAAGATGGTTCTTATTGTGCCCGACCGTCAGCAAGCCTTATCACCAAATCAGTTCTATGGGGTGCCACAGCATTGGCGGCTCTTTCAGCAACCGTCGATTTCTGGGCGCCACTATTTTATTAG
- the merR1 gene encoding mercuric resistance operon regulatory protein produces MTVADITRGQLAKRTGCNAETIRYYEKTGIMPDPRRADSGYRYYDENHVRRLHFVMQSRKLGFSIEEIRSLLDLVDRRAVSCSEVEKLGKAHLHMVRKKIKDLKQMADVLGRTVSACSGEDVPECPLIETLFGEVA; encoded by the coding sequence ATGACGGTCGCAGACATAACACGAGGTCAGCTCGCGAAACGTACAGGCTGCAACGCTGAAACCATTCGCTATTACGAAAAAACAGGCATCATGCCAGATCCTCGTCGTGCCGATTCAGGCTATCGTTATTACGATGAAAACCACGTGCGCCGACTGCATTTTGTAATGCAAAGCCGCAAACTTGGTTTCTCAATAGAAGAAATTAGAAGCCTTCTCGACCTTGTTGACCGACGGGCGGTCTCTTGTAGTGAAGTGGAGAAGCTTGGTAAGGCGCATCTGCACATGGTGCGCAAAAAAATAAAAGACCTAAAACAAATGGCTGATGTTCTAGGCAGGACGGTAAGCGCGTGCAGTGGCGAAGACGTGCCAGAATGCCCTCTCATTGAAACATTATTCGGCGAGGTGGCTTAG
- the mmcO gene encoding multicopper oxidase MmcO — protein sequence MDRRKFLMSAATGVASVGLLNGSATAADIDVAPNNVLPSSVSSQGSGGALREFRLVAQQGEVEIGPDETFKTWLYNGQFPGPEIRVKEGERLQITVKNELPEETTVHWHGVPVPNAMDGVPGLTQKPIAPSESFEYAFEATPAGSYIYHSHVGLQIDRGLIGALVIEEATPHVAYDRDYVLVLDDYLPGAPQPLGGSAGWGGMMGGGWRRGGGMMGMTGQMPPYQGLLIGGQLPDNPRVFDTKRGERVRLRFVNPSGASTIRVAIAGHRMTVSHCDGRPVESVTVDSFVLGTAERYDVIVEANNPGVWPISVVAIEGDVSPGRAVLRYTDAAASTLREGLPEGFTSGRPLHYEDLQSLETLPTGRPDRVFDLLLRGGMMGSAWTINGQAYPDADPITISAGERIRFRMRNHSMMLHPMHLHGHFFRIGNALKDTVLVAAHMGRAEFDFVADNPGRWFFHCHNIYHMEAGMAREVRYV from the coding sequence ATGGACCGCCGAAAATTTTTGATGAGTGCGGCAACCGGCGTTGCGTCGGTTGGTTTGTTGAACGGTTCTGCAACTGCAGCAGACATTGATGTTGCCCCCAACAATGTTCTTCCCAGCTCCGTGTCCTCCCAGGGGTCTGGTGGCGCATTGCGGGAATTCCGTCTCGTAGCCCAGCAGGGCGAGGTTGAAATAGGTCCCGACGAGACCTTTAAAACTTGGCTCTACAACGGCCAGTTCCCCGGGCCTGAGATCCGTGTGAAGGAGGGCGAACGGCTTCAAATTACGGTCAAGAATGAATTACCCGAAGAAACGACAGTTCATTGGCATGGTGTGCCCGTGCCGAATGCGATGGATGGTGTCCCTGGCTTGACCCAGAAGCCAATCGCACCTAGCGAAAGTTTTGAGTATGCGTTTGAGGCCACGCCTGCTGGCAGCTACATCTATCACTCTCACGTCGGTCTGCAGATTGATCGTGGCCTGATCGGAGCCTTGGTGATCGAGGAGGCGACGCCTCATGTCGCCTATGATCGTGACTATGTGCTCGTTCTTGATGACTATCTTCCTGGCGCCCCGCAGCCACTTGGCGGCAGCGCCGGGTGGGGCGGGATGATGGGGGGTGGTTGGCGGCGGGGAGGCGGCATGATGGGGATGACAGGGCAGATGCCACCTTATCAGGGCCTGCTGATCGGGGGGCAGCTACCTGACAACCCGCGTGTATTCGATACAAAACGGGGCGAGCGCGTTCGGCTTCGCTTCGTCAACCCATCGGGTGCCTCGACTATTAGGGTGGCCATAGCAGGCCACCGAATGACGGTGAGCCACTGTGATGGTCGTCCCGTTGAATCCGTCACTGTTGATAGCTTCGTCCTTGGTACGGCTGAGCGCTATGATGTGATTGTAGAGGCGAATAATCCCGGTGTGTGGCCTATCAGTGTGGTGGCAATCGAGGGTGATGTATCACCCGGTCGCGCTGTTCTCCGATACACCGACGCCGCGGCTTCTACATTGCGCGAGGGCTTGCCGGAGGGCTTCACGAGCGGTCGCCCCCTTCACTATGAGGATTTGCAATCGCTTGAGACGCTACCAACGGGGCGACCGGATCGTGTATTTGATCTGCTGCTACGAGGAGGGATGATGGGTTCCGCCTGGACCATCAACGGGCAGGCTTACCCCGACGCGGATCCAATCACAATTAGCGCAGGTGAACGAATAAGATTCCGTATGAGAAATCATAGCATGATGTTGCATCCCATGCATCTGCACGGGCATTTCTTCCGTATCGGCAACGCCCTGAAGGACACAGTACTGGTGGCAGCACACATGGGCCGGGCCGAGTTCGATTTCGTTGCGGACAATCCGGGGCGCTGGTTCTTTCATTGCCACAATATTTATCACATGGAAGCTGGTATGGCCCGTGAAGTCAGATACGTCTAA
- the zitB gene encoding zinc transporter ZitB produces MSGCGCEENVKFDGVSIGYRRALWAVIAINGTMFLVEMTAGMFASSQALKADALDFLGDTATYMITLMVIGMPLVWRARAALFKGLSLGLMGIWVLGSTVYSTFILGVPQAEMMGAIGFLALVANLVSVLLLLQHRDGDANVRSVWLCSRNDAIGNMAVILAASGVWATNTAWPDLIVAGVMAGLFLWSSMQIVNQAIMELRTPQPGVGVAR; encoded by the coding sequence ATGAGCGGTTGTGGTTGCGAAGAAAATGTAAAGTTTGATGGTGTTTCGATAGGTTACAGAAGGGCTCTTTGGGCAGTTATTGCCATTAACGGGACTATGTTTCTGGTTGAAATGACGGCAGGCATGTTCGCCAGTTCTCAGGCTCTGAAAGCAGACGCTCTTGATTTTTTAGGCGATACGGCAACCTATATGATCACGCTGATGGTGATTGGCATGCCACTGGTATGGCGGGCGCGGGCTGCTCTTTTCAAAGGGCTAAGCCTGGGGCTCATGGGAATTTGGGTTCTTGGCTCGACTGTCTACAGCACATTTATACTTGGTGTACCGCAAGCTGAGATGATGGGCGCAATAGGGTTTTTGGCACTTGTCGCCAACCTTGTCAGCGTCCTGCTGCTCTTGCAACATCGCGATGGCGACGCGAACGTTCGCTCTGTCTGGCTGTGCAGTCGGAACGACGCTATCGGAAACATGGCAGTAATTCTGGCGGCGAGTGGCGTTTGGGCAACCAACACAGCCTGGCCAGACCTGATTGTCGCCGGGGTAATGGCGGGCCTGTTCCTTTGGTCGTCAATGCAAATTGTCAATCAGGCAATTATGGAACTACGCACACCACAACCCGGAGTAGGAGTGGCCAGATAG
- the merR1 gene encoding mercuric resistance operon regulatory protein — translation MVEFTIGQLAKETGCKIPTIRYYEKIGLLPDPPRSGGNTRRYCATHKARLFFICHCRELGFSQSMIRDMLSLSDQPDRSCEGVAEIARTQLDHVTRRIKRLAQLKKELERMIADCHGGRVGECRIVEALTSGSAVT, via the coding sequence ATGGTTGAATTTACGATTGGCCAATTGGCAAAGGAAACCGGCTGCAAAATTCCCACAATCCGCTACTACGAAAAAATCGGGCTCCTTCCAGATCCACCGCGCTCCGGGGGCAATACGCGGCGCTATTGCGCAACCCATAAAGCACGCCTCTTCTTCATCTGCCATTGCAGAGAGCTTGGCTTTTCACAAAGCATGATCCGCGACATGTTGAGCCTCTCAGATCAGCCGGATCGCTCATGTGAGGGGGTCGCGGAGATTGCGCGTACTCAATTGGATCACGTGACACGGCGGATTAAACGACTTGCCCAATTGAAAAAGGAGCTTGAACGCATGATCGCTGATTGTCATGGAGGTCGGGTTGGGGAATGTCGGATTGTTGAGGCTTTGACTTCCGGCTCTGCAGTGACCTAA